A single Candoia aspera isolate rCanAsp1 chromosome 5, rCanAsp1.hap2, whole genome shotgun sequence DNA region contains:
- the P2RY2 gene encoding P2Y purinoceptor 2, whose amino-acid sequence MVNVTLLLTSLNASSPSLERECGKEEHPYKCKFDEDFKYILLPVSYSIVFVVGLTLNLLALYVFLFRIKTWNSSTTYMFNLALSDLLYVISLPLLVYYYAMEDDWPFSVGLCKIVRFLFYTNLYCSILFLLCISAHRFMGVCLPLRSLEWGQVRYARWVSAAVWLVVVACQSPVLFFVTTSQRCDGITCHDTSAKELFGQFLVYSSVMLVLLFCIPFLLLIVCYCMMARKLLRPTRGTTRMSSSKKKSVKMIIVVTVVFIICFLPFHITRTLYYSFRSWDLSCPTLNAINLAYKLTRPLASTNSCLDPILYFLAGQKFVKFACPQTTVKSTTHSGSSTVPHCNLRARDHLAMKVKNTVS is encoded by the coding sequence ATGGTGAACGTCACGCTCCTGCTGACCTCCTTGAACGCCAGCAGCCCCTCCTTGGAGCGTGAGTGCGGCAAGGAGGAGCACCCCTACAAGTGCAAGTTTGACGAGGACTTCAAATACATCCTCCTGCCCGTCTCCTACAGCATCGTCTTCGTGGTGGGCCTCACGCTCAACCTGCTGGCCCTCTACGTCTTCCTCTTCCGGATCAAGACCTGGAACTCCTCCACCACCTACATGTTCAACCTCGCCCTGTCCGACCTGCTGTACGTGATTTCCTTGCCGCTGCTGGTGTACTACTACGCCATGGAGGACGACTGGCCGTTCAGCGTTGGGCTGTGCAAGATCGTCCGGTTCCTCTTCTACACCAACCTCTACTGCagcatcctcttcctcctctgcatcAGCGCCCACCGCTTCATGGGCGTCTGCCTCCCTCTGCGGTCCCTGGAGTGGGGCCAGGTCCGCTACGCCCGCTGGGTCTCGGCAGCGGTCTGGCTGGTGGTGGTTGCCTGCCAGTCCCCCGTGCTCTTCTTCGTCACCACCAGCCAGAGGTGCGACGGCATCACCTGCCACGACACGTCCGCCAAGGAACTCTTCGGCCAGTTTCTGGTCTACAGTTCCGTGATGCTGGTCCTGCTGTTCTGCATCCCCTTCCTGCTCCTCATTGTCTGCTACTGCATGATGGCCCGGAAGTTGCTGCGGCCCACGCGGGGCACCACCCGCATGTCGAGCTCCAAGAAGAAGTCCGTCAAGATGATCATCGTTGTCACGGTGGTCTTCATCATCTGCTTCCTGCCCTTCCACATCACCCGCACCTTGTATTACTCCTTCCGCAGCTGGGATCTCAGCTGCCCCACCCTCAACGCCATCAACCTGGCCTACAAACTCACCCGCCCGCTGGCCAGCACTAACAGTTGCCTCGACCCCATCTTGTACTTTTTGGCCGGGCAAAAGTTTGTCAAATTTGCCTGCCCCCAGACCACGGTGAAAAGCACCACCCATTCTGGGTCAAGCACCGTGCCCCATTGCAACTTGCGGGCCAGAGACCATCTGGCCATGAAAGTAAAAAACACGGTATCGTAG